A region from the Salidesulfovibrio onnuriiensis genome encodes:
- a CDS encoding DeoR/GlpR family DNA-binding transcription regulator: MGGEKNGNSDTSGGKHAAVRKRHDLITRMVREQGFMAIGALADHFDVTPQTVRRDINILCDQGRLARHHGGAGPVVSTENVGYTDRQVLYHEEKKRIAKLVVEHIPPRSSLFINMGTTNEEVAKELCKRDHLRVITNNLNVAKILSANQNIDILVAGGIVRHRDCGIVGESAIDFLRQFKVDYGIIGISGIDLDGTLLDFDYREVSAARSIINNSRKVFLVTDRSKFGRNAMVRLGSFSEIDCLFTDSPPPEEIMEHLRRHEVEMYCPDGAE, from the coding sequence ATGGGTGGTGAAAAGAATGGAAACTCGGATACTTCCGGCGGTAAACACGCGGCGGTCCGCAAACGCCACGATCTTATAACCAGGATGGTTCGGGAGCAGGGGTTCATGGCCATCGGCGCGTTGGCCGACCATTTCGACGTGACGCCCCAGACAGTGCGCCGGGACATCAACATCCTGTGCGATCAGGGCCGCCTGGCCCGCCATCACGGCGGTGCGGGGCCCGTGGTCAGCACCGAGAACGTTGGCTATACGGATCGCCAGGTCCTGTACCACGAGGAAAAAAAGAGGATCGCCAAACTGGTGGTGGAGCATATCCCGCCCCGTTCCTCCCTTTTCATCAACATGGGCACCACCAACGAGGAAGTGGCCAAGGAACTGTGCAAACGCGACCACCTCCGGGTCATCACCAACAACCTCAATGTTGCCAAGATCCTGAGCGCGAACCAGAATATCGACATCCTCGTGGCCGGCGGCATTGTCCGGCACAGGGACTGTGGGATCGTCGGCGAATCGGCCATCGATTTCCTGCGCCAGTTCAAGGTGGACTACGGCATCATAGGCATCAGCGGCATTGACCTGGACGGCACCCTGCTGGACTTTGACTATCGCGAGGTCAGTGCGGCCCGGTCCATCATCAACAACTCCCGCAAGGTTTTCCTGGTTACGGACCGGAGCAAGTTCGGACGCAACGCCATGGTGCGCCTGGGCAGTTTCTCCGAAATCGACTGCCTGTTCACGGACAGCCCGCCGCCCGAGGAGATCATGGAACACCTGCGCAGGCACGAGGTGGAGATGTATTGTCCCGATGGCGCGGAATGA
- a CDS encoding class I SAM-dependent methyltransferase has protein sequence MSGKLGRIWRGVRTVCAHYGLGSRRFGYFAPYRFASEVLAHTEDGVVGWLEARWEAQLDEFAELIEFAAQYNGRYEYMERSSPERGRAHFDQEWFMGLDAVLAYALVRKHRPSRIIEVGSGYSTCFLQQAVLDGNIQTRHQCIDPASGRRAIPEGVEILAHTLNHLEPDFFAGLGAGDMLFVDGSHLYHPGTDAYQIIRDVLPGLARGVLVHFHDILLPDPYPKMWAWRAYNEQDALVALLSGGARFRTVAPAAFLRSRHPELLEGLRTPALRQRLETSLWLEVAGAL, from the coding sequence ATGTCCGGAAAACTTGGCCGCATCTGGCGCGGGGTCCGCACGGTCTGCGCCCATTACGGGCTCGGATCGCGGCGGTTCGGGTATTTCGCACCGTACCGTTTTGCCTCGGAGGTGCTTGCTCATACCGAGGACGGCGTCGTTGGATGGCTGGAGGCGCGCTGGGAGGCGCAGCTGGATGAATTCGCAGAACTTATTGAGTTCGCGGCCCAGTACAACGGCAGGTACGAGTACATGGAGCGCAGCTCCCCGGAGCGGGGCAGGGCGCATTTCGACCAGGAGTGGTTCATGGGCCTGGATGCGGTACTGGCCTACGCCCTGGTGCGCAAGCACCGGCCGTCACGGATCATCGAGGTCGGGTCCGGGTATTCCACCTGCTTCCTGCAACAGGCGGTGCTGGACGGCAACATCCAGACCCGGCACCAGTGCATCGACCCTGCTTCCGGCAGGCGCGCCATTCCCGAGGGCGTGGAAATACTCGCCCATACCCTGAACCATCTGGAACCGGACTTTTTTGCCGGGCTGGGGGCTGGGGACATGCTTTTTGTGGACGGCAGCCACCTCTATCATCCGGGCACGGATGCGTATCAGATCATTCGCGATGTCCTGCCCGGTCTGGCGCGGGGCGTGCTGGTGCACTTCCATGACATCCTGCTTCCCGACCCCTATCCGAAGATGTGGGCCTGGCGGGCCTACAATGAGCAGGACGCGCTGGTCGCGTTGCTTTCCGGCGGTGCCCGGTTCAGGACCGTCGCCCCCGCGGCCTTCCTGCGTTCGCGGCATCCCGAACTGCTGGAGGGGCTGCGGACGCCCGCCCTGCGGCAGCGGCTGGAGACCAGCCTCTGGCTGGAGGTGGCCGGAGCCCTGTAG
- a CDS encoding DMT family transporter translates to MFKACLNLSLAMVIVGSSVVAGKIMVEQLPVFLASMLRFVLALALLLPILFWREGGLPVLSRRSWAVLCLQALCGSFLFTTFLLYGLELTSPASAGIITSTTPACMGILGWVFWRERPSLRALSGILFSVAGVMVLNMVGEGELAGSSLSGNLLVLAAVVAESLFLLFRKWVPEPMSPLAAATVVSLFGLLWFLPAGLYELAVTDFSGVGAAGWWAVVYYGVFVTVLAYLFWFAGIVPVPTPVAGVFTGIMPLSAVILSALVLHERLQWTHYIGCACVLSGIALISGLRVRTAGRRECVVEGRGE, encoded by the coding sequence ATGTTCAAGGCGTGTCTTAATTTGTCCCTGGCAATGGTCATCGTGGGCAGTTCCGTGGTGGCCGGAAAGATCATGGTGGAACAGCTGCCGGTTTTCCTGGCCTCCATGCTCCGGTTCGTGCTGGCCCTGGCCCTGCTGCTGCCCATTCTGTTCTGGCGCGAGGGCGGCCTGCCCGTCCTTTCCCGGCGGAGCTGGGCCGTGCTCTGCCTCCAGGCCCTGTGCGGCTCGTTTCTGTTCACCACCTTCCTGCTCTACGGGCTGGAGCTGACCAGCCCGGCCTCCGCAGGCATCATTACCAGCACCACCCCGGCCTGCATGGGCATTCTTGGCTGGGTTTTCTGGCGCGAAAGGCCCTCGCTGCGGGCCTTGTCCGGCATACTGTTTTCCGTGGCGGGGGTCATGGTGCTGAACATGGTGGGCGAGGGCGAACTTGCCGGTTCGTCCCTGTCCGGGAACCTGTTGGTGCTGGCGGCCGTGGTCGCGGAATCCCTGTTCCTGCTCTTTCGCAAGTGGGTGCCCGAGCCCATGTCGCCGCTGGCCGCAGCCACGGTGGTCTCGCTTTTCGGGCTGCTCTGGTTCCTGCCTGCGGGGTTGTATGAACTGGCGGTCACGGATTTTTCCGGTGTCGGCGCGGCGGGCTGGTGGGCCGTGGTCTATTACGGCGTGTTCGTCACCGTGCTGGCCTACCTGTTCTGGTTCGCGGGCATTGTCCCGGTTCCCACGCCCGTGGCCGGGGTGTTCACGGGCATCATGCCGCTCTCGGCGGTCATACTCTCCGCCCTGGTGTTGCACGAGCGGCTCCAGTGGACCCACTACATCGGCTGCGCCTGCGTGCTGTCGGGCATCGCGCTTATCTCGGGCCTTCGCGTGCGGACGGCGGGCAGGCGGGAATGCGTCGTTGAAGGGCGGGGAGAGTAG
- a CDS encoding AraC family transcriptional regulator: MKHGKHEEIATYKVVPFIGGDVEMLRARYVTQHFSRHFHEEYAVGFIEQGAMGFRYRGADLVASRGTINLVVPGEAHDGHAATDTGWIYRMFYLPPEVVLRAAAELTPNPSQPHFRKGVLEDADLARTILETHAALESGGATSLESQTRLLRLLVNWINRHGEERPGWPGIGNEHRAVRLAREYMRDNPAEDVSLEHLARLGNLSPFHFLRVFERDLGITPHAFLVQARVNRAKKLLAGPLRLADVAAECGFSDQSHLTRWFRRQFGITPGRYRNFVQNSRT; encoded by the coding sequence ATGAAACACGGCAAGCATGAGGAGATCGCCACCTACAAGGTGGTCCCGTTTATCGGGGGAGACGTGGAAATGCTGCGGGCGCGCTACGTGACCCAGCACTTTTCCCGCCATTTCCACGAAGAATACGCCGTGGGGTTTATCGAGCAAGGGGCCATGGGTTTCCGGTACCGGGGCGCGGACCTGGTGGCCTCCCGGGGAACCATCAACCTGGTGGTGCCGGGCGAGGCCCACGACGGCCACGCGGCCACGGACACGGGCTGGATCTACCGCATGTTTTACCTACCGCCCGAGGTGGTGCTGCGGGCCGCCGCCGAACTGACCCCCAATCCCAGCCAGCCCCATTTCCGCAAGGGCGTGCTCGAGGACGCCGACCTGGCCCGGACCATCCTTGAAACGCATGCGGCCCTGGAGAGCGGCGGTGCGACTTCCCTGGAAAGCCAGACCCGCCTGTTGCGGCTGCTGGTCAACTGGATCAATCGCCATGGGGAGGAACGCCCCGGCTGGCCGGGCATCGGCAACGAGCACCGCGCCGTGCGCCTGGCCCGCGAATACATGCGGGACAACCCGGCCGAGGACGTGAGCCTGGAACACCTGGCCCGGCTCGGCAACCTGAGCCCCTTCCACTTCTTGCGTGTGTTCGAGCGCGACCTGGGCATCACCCCGCATGCCTTTCTGGTGCAGGCGCGGGTCAACCGGGCCAAGAAACTGCTGGCCGGTCCGCTGCGGCTGGCGGACGTGGCCGCCGAATGCGGGTTTTCCGACCAGAGCCACCTGACCCGCTGGTTCCGCCGCCAGTTCGGCATCACTCCCGGAAGATACCGCAACTTCGTTCAAAACAGCCGGACCTGA